A genome region from Alistipes dispar includes the following:
- a CDS encoding DHH family phosphoesterase: MKLSEKHIGSLRELLARPRLRIVTVSHANPDGDAVGSSLAWAEVLRGLGHEVTCIVPNKYPYFLDWMPGIGEVVVFKTDAEGRAAKAVAEADAIFCLDFNAVSRLEILSATIEANTTACRVLIDHHLQPDEGFDIVFSHPEASSTCFLVYCLVEALYGREAVTRRMAELLYVGMMTDTGNFAFSHLTPELFRAVAALAETGIRIPEIYNNVYNAYTEGRARLFGYAINRKMNLIEDGTVAYMSLMENEMRRFQFQQGDSEGFVNYALTIKKVKMSAMFLAHRKFIRISLRSRGDVDVNLFARRYFNGGGHKNAAGGKSFLTMQETIDHYVRSVREFAEEGRLG, from the coding sequence ATGAAGTTATCGGAAAAGCATATCGGCTCACTGCGGGAGCTGCTCGCGCGGCCCCGGCTGCGGATCGTGACCGTCTCCCACGCCAACCCCGACGGCGACGCCGTCGGTTCGTCGCTCGCCTGGGCCGAGGTGCTGCGGGGACTGGGCCACGAGGTGACGTGCATCGTGCCGAACAAATACCCCTATTTCCTCGACTGGATGCCGGGCATCGGCGAGGTCGTGGTCTTCAAGACCGACGCCGAAGGGCGCGCGGCGAAGGCCGTGGCCGAGGCGGATGCGATCTTCTGCCTCGATTTCAACGCCGTTTCGCGTCTCGAGATCCTGAGCGCGACGATCGAGGCGAACACGACGGCCTGCCGCGTGCTGATCGACCACCACCTGCAACCCGACGAGGGTTTCGACATCGTTTTCTCGCATCCCGAGGCGTCGAGCACCTGCTTTCTGGTTTACTGCCTGGTCGAGGCCCTCTACGGCCGGGAGGCGGTGACGCGGCGGATGGCCGAACTGCTCTACGTCGGGATGATGACCGACACGGGCAACTTCGCCTTTTCGCACCTCACGCCCGAGCTGTTCCGCGCCGTGGCCGCGCTGGCCGAGACGGGCATCCGGATTCCCGAAATCTACAACAACGTCTATAATGCCTACACCGAAGGCCGCGCGCGGCTGTTCGGCTATGCCATCAACCGCAAGATGAACCTCATAGAGGACGGTACGGTGGCCTACATGTCGCTGATGGAGAACGAAATGCGCCGTTTCCAGTTCCAGCAGGGCGACAGCGAGGGGTTCGTCAATTACGCCCTGACGATCAAGAAGGTCAAAATGTCGGCCATGTTCCTCGCGCACCGCAAGTTCATCCGCATCTCCCTGCGTTCGCGGGGCGACGTGGACGTCAATCTCTTCGCCCGCAGGTATTTCAACGGCGGCGGACACAAGAACGCCGCGGGCGGCAAGTCGTTCCTGACGATGCAGGAGACGATCGACCACTACGTGCGCTCCGTGCGTGAGTTCGCCGAAGAGGGCCGTCTCGGCTGA
- a CDS encoding LysR family transcriptional regulator: MDDFRLKVFITAARTLSFTRTAERLYISQPAVSRHIGELESRYRVPLFVRRGSRLELTAAGQVLLEAAGRISDDYRRLEYEMSLCANQAEGELRLGASTTIAQYLLPPALARFTARFPGVRVSVLSGNSGQIERALADREIDLGMVESVSRRQGLHYTLFRPDELVLVARPGGRYARTESVTPEALCRIPLVLREDGSGTLEVIAAALAGVGLRLSQLEVAMRLGTTEGIKSFVRNSDAMALVSVISVVDELRSGALRIVDIEGLTLTRDFSFVHLAAEPVPLARQFADFALSGL; this comes from the coding sequence ATGGACGATTTCCGTCTGAAAGTCTTCATCACGGCAGCCCGGACGCTGAGTTTCACGCGGACCGCCGAACGGCTCTATATCTCCCAGCCCGCCGTGAGCAGACATATCGGCGAACTGGAATCGCGTTACAGGGTTCCCCTCTTCGTCCGCCGCGGCAGCCGCCTGGAGCTGACCGCTGCCGGGCAGGTGCTGCTCGAGGCCGCCGGACGCATCTCCGACGACTACCGCCGGCTGGAGTACGAAATGAGCCTCTGCGCGAACCAGGCCGAGGGCGAGCTGCGTCTCGGGGCCAGCACGACCATCGCACAATACCTGCTGCCGCCGGCGCTGGCGCGCTTCACGGCGCGTTTTCCCGGCGTGCGGGTTTCGGTCCTGTCGGGCAACAGCGGCCAGATCGAACGGGCGCTGGCCGACCGCGAGATCGACCTGGGCATGGTCGAGAGCGTCAGCCGCCGGCAGGGGTTGCACTACACGCTCTTCCGGCCCGACGAGCTGGTGCTGGTGGCGCGTCCGGGCGGGAGGTACGCCCGCACGGAATCCGTGACGCCCGAGGCGCTGTGCCGGATTCCGCTCGTGCTGCGCGAGGACGGCTCGGGGACGCTCGAGGTGATCGCCGCGGCGCTGGCCGGGGTCGGACTGCGGCTCTCGCAGCTCGAGGTGGCGATGCGGCTGGGCACGACCGAGGGAATCAAGTCCTTCGTCCGCAACAGCGACGCGATGGCCCTCGTGTCGGTGATCTCGGTCGTGGACGAGCTGCGCAGCGGGGCGCTGCGGATCGTGGACATCGAGGGACTGACCCTGACGCGCGACTTCTCGTTCGTGCACCTCGCGGCGGAGCCCGTGCCGCTCGCCCGGCAGTTCGCCGACTTCGCCCTGTCCGGTCTCTGA
- a CDS encoding YeiH family protein: MLEKGNRANTLHGILLIALFSFAAFYIAGFPFVKRLSLSPLIVGIVLGMLYANSLRNRLPETWVPGIRFCTKQVLRWGIILYGFRLTLTQVAAVGLPAVAVDLVVVAGTLLGGVALGRLLGIDRDTALMTSTGSAICGAAAVLGAEPVVRCEGYKTAVAVSTVVVFGTLSMFLYPVMYRTGLLGGMTDTEVAVYTGSTLHEVAHVAGAGNAMDPTDALGIAGVATITKMIRVMLLAPVLVVMSLLLAGRRRTPGGAEARGRIAVPWFAFGFLGVICLNSLLQYVCGAESVREIPLNGAVEYLDTFLLTMAMTALGTETSIDKFRQAGAKPFVLAGLLYVWLVVGGYFVTKGLVGMF, translated from the coding sequence ATGCTGGAAAAAGGTAACAGAGCCAATACGCTGCACGGGATTCTGCTCATTGCGCTCTTTTCGTTCGCGGCGTTCTACATCGCCGGATTCCCCTTCGTCAAACGGCTCTCGCTCAGCCCCCTGATCGTCGGCATCGTGCTGGGGATGCTCTATGCCAACAGCCTGCGCAACCGGCTTCCCGAAACATGGGTTCCGGGCATCCGGTTCTGCACGAAACAGGTACTCCGCTGGGGCATCATTCTCTACGGTTTCCGCCTGACGCTGACGCAGGTGGCGGCCGTCGGGCTTCCGGCCGTCGCGGTCGATCTGGTCGTCGTGGCGGGAACGCTTCTGGGCGGCGTCGCGCTCGGGCGGCTGCTGGGAATCGACCGCGACACGGCGCTGATGACCTCGACGGGCAGTGCGATCTGCGGCGCGGCGGCCGTGCTGGGCGCCGAGCCGGTGGTGCGGTGCGAGGGGTACAAGACCGCCGTCGCCGTCTCCACGGTGGTCGTTTTCGGCACGCTCTCCATGTTCCTCTATCCGGTCATGTACCGCACGGGCCTGCTCGGCGGCATGACCGACACGGAGGTGGCCGTCTATACCGGAAGCACGCTGCACGAGGTGGCGCACGTGGCCGGGGCGGGCAATGCGATGGATCCGACCGATGCGCTGGGCATCGCCGGGGTGGCCACCATTACCAAGATGATCCGTGTCATGCTGCTGGCCCCCGTGCTGGTGGTCATGAGCCTGCTGCTGGCGGGCCGGCGGCGCACGCCGGGCGGAGCGGAAGCGCGGGGGCGGATCGCCGTGCCGTGGTTCGCCTTCGGGTTTCTGGGTGTGATCTGCCTCAATTCGCTGCTGCAATACGTGTGCGGTGCGGAGAGCGTCCGGGAGATTCCGCTCAACGGCGCCGTCGAGTACCTCGACACGTTCCTGCTGACGATGGCCATGACGGCGCTGGGGACGGAGACGAGCATCGACAAGTTCCGTCAGGCCGGGGCGAAACCCTTCGTGCTGGCGGGGCTGCTCTACGTCTGGCTGGTTGTGGGAGGGTATTTCGTGACGAAGGGGCTGGTCGGCATGTTTTAG
- a CDS encoding GNAT family N-acetyltransferase: MTEELQFIPFTSPADRGWAEAMEIYRRSFPYKEQRSEEDHVRALRDPHFRADGIWCGDEFVGILYHWQGDGWHYVEHLAVSPALRGRNMGSKALAAFCEGRRVILEIDPPADEISIRRLHFYRRLGFVENPHEYIHPSFRRPFEQHRLVLMSYPSPLTDDEARRFADFVRETVLRYTEHEAPQLPRLP; encoded by the coding sequence ATGACAGAAGAACTGCAATTCATCCCCTTTACCTCCCCCGCCGACAGGGGATGGGCCGAAGCAATGGAGATTTACCGCCGGTCGTTCCCCTACAAGGAGCAGCGCTCCGAGGAGGACCACGTCCGCGCCCTCCGGGATCCGCACTTCCGGGCCGACGGCATCTGGTGCGGCGATGAGTTCGTCGGCATCCTCTACCACTGGCAGGGCGACGGATGGCACTATGTCGAACACCTCGCCGTATCGCCCGCCCTGCGCGGCCGGAACATGGGTTCGAAGGCCCTCGCGGCCTTCTGCGAAGGCCGGCGCGTCATTCTGGAGATCGACCCTCCGGCGGACGAAATCTCGATCCGGCGGCTGCATTTCTACCGGCGGCTCGGCTTCGTCGAGAATCCGCACGAGTACATCCACCCTTCGTTCCGCCGCCCCTTCGAGCAGCACAGGCTGGTGCTGATGAGCTATCCTTCGCCGCTGACCGACGACGAGGCCCGCCGCTTCGCCGATTTCGTCCGCGAGACGGTGCTGCGCTACACCGAGCACGAGGCCCCGCAGCTTCCCCGGCTTCCGTAG